A region of the Acipenser ruthenus chromosome 40, fAciRut3.2 maternal haplotype, whole genome shotgun sequence genome:
cacgctctCACACGCGGTTTGTTAGACGCTCCGGCTGGTGATTCTCACTCTATTGAATAAACGGCACGCTGCACCTCATAGTATTCCCACGCGATCTTGGCTTTTCCGTTTCCTTTGCATCGCTCCTTCGCACGCTTGTACGTGACCAGCAGATTGTTCCACTTCTTCTTCAGTTTCTCGCAGGAGATCTCGTACCCGGACGCTTGGAACTCCCGATGGACCGTTTGAAACAGCAGGCTGCGGTGGTTGGCTCTGTACAGGTCCCAGTGCTGTCTGATGAACAGCAGGAGCAGGAGGATACTTTGTGCGTTGAACTCGCTAGGTCCTGAAAGAGGGAGAAGAACAGGAATCTCTTCATTAAAGGGTATTctacagcactctgctctgcaTTGCTATGGGGCTCCTCTATTAAAGGAATCTCTTCATTAAAGGGTATTctacagcactctgctctgcaTTGCTATGGGGCTCCTCTATTAAAGGAATCTCTTCATTAAAGGGTATTctacagcactctgctctgcaTTGCTATGGGGCTCCTCTATTAAAGGAATCTCTTCATTAAAGGGTTTTctacagcactctgctctgcaTTGCTATGGGGCTCCTCTATTAGAGGAATCTCTTCATTAAAGGGTATTctacagcactctgctctgcaTTGCTATGGGGCTCCTCTATTAAAGGAATCTCTTCATTAAAGGGTATTctacagcactctgctctgcaTTGCTATGGGGCTCCTCTATTAAAGGAATCTCTTCATTAAAGGGTATTctacagcactctgctctgcaTTGCTATGGGGCTCCTCTATTAAAGGAATCTCTTCATTAAAGGGTATTctacagcactctgctctgcaTTGCTATGGGGCTCCTCTATTAAAGGAATCTCTTCATTAAAGGGTATTctacagcactctgctctgcaTTGCTATGGGGCTCCTCTATTAAAGGAATCTCTTCATTAAAGGGTATTctacagcactctgctctgcaTTGCTATGGGGCTCCTCTATTAGAGGAAGTGAGGGCAATGGTCCTGAACGGGTTAATATGACATGCCTCTGAATTATTGTTTCACAGATGTTGATAAAAGTTGAGATAAGACATTACAGACACGCTTACCTGGCTTCGCTTCGTCGGTTGCGGAGTCGGAGGGGGTTTCAGTTTTCTGCACCGCGCCGCTGTCTAACCCTGAAGGAATACCTGGGAGCTGCAGCGGTGACGTCACCGGGCTGCTCGCAAACACAGCGTCGAGCTCCTCGTAGTACGAGCACTGGCGGCTGTCCTTTCCGGTGCTTTGGTTCGCTCGGCACTGCAAGTACTTGCGCTTCAGAACATGAATTCGACTCCGGCACTGATTttcacttctttggaaactgttTTCCAACATTTTCGCAGCGATCTCCCGGAACATGTGCGTTTTTTTGCCCAGGTCACTCACATCAGTCCGCTGCGCCTGTTCCTGGCTCCAGATTGAGATGAGAAGACGCGTTTCCTCGTCGGTCCAGTTGTTCACATTGCTGTTATCGGACATTGTGTGGAATTTGAAACGGCGTGGTTTTAAATGCAcggaatgtatttgttttattaagacGCTTGTTTTTTTAGATAGGCCTTATTGTTTGTGTGGTTCTTGTGTGCACGTTAACGCGTATCGCGCTTTCTTAACTCAACAGTAATGATTAAAGTGAACGCGATCCTGCAGTTTGCGTTGTTTTTAACAGAGTTGAGACTGTAAACAAAATCAACGATGAAGTATTACCCGAGCAGCGCGTTTGCCTCGGTCACGTGTCTAAGTTGCCACACGTCCAAACATGGATTCATAAAGTTATCAGAAGAAAAAGCCTACCGTGTTATAGTGCGCGGACGCCAGTGCGATTGCAATGCTCTGTGTGGAGTCGgcgtgtgtttgtttctctgttttgttttcgAGTCGTTCTCGGTGCTGCGCCGATGCTCTGACGCTGgctttattttttcctttgtCGAGCTGCGCAGACTGCGCCCAGCTGCCGTTCCGTGACGTCATGCGCAGCGACTCGCTCACTGCTGCCCACTACTGGCCATTTTTGGCAAAAGCAGCTAAAATTACAttcggtatttatttatttaatttgaatatTTCGCTTTTCTTAAAAAATGTGTGCGTCAAAATTCAGGTACCAAAAAAGTTATATCCACATATTAATTTAATTGATGGCTGTCAATTTGATCCAAAAGTTTAACATTTAGTTTTTGTCAAAATAAAGTCCGTGTGGGTTAGAATTGGCTTGTCAAGATTATTATGCACTTTGTAATTCCCACCTCTTCACGAGCTGGAACAGATGAACCAAAAATGAAACGACAGAGCTGCCTGTTAAAACTGCTCCTCTTTTTAtaaacccttaccctaacccccCACAGCAGGAGGCTTTCTGTCTGAGAGCCGATGCAAGCTTCATTTCGTTTTGTTTGCTGAAACGAGGCACAGCAATGAAAGTGTTTGAGGAACGTCATTCAGGCTGCCTTAGAGACACAGACGACTGCATACAGGGCTAAAGCACAAGCTACTGCACGTTTATTTACAACGATTACAAAATAGAAACTCCAGTCAGCCTAGAAAAGTACATTCAGAGCAAtgaacagtatttacaaagaCTCTAGTTGTATCACAGATAAACAATGGATTGGGATCTCAAGCGCAGTTGCATGCAAAaccttctttcttttaaataagtGACATTTCATGGAAACAGCCCCTCTGATTTCACACAGCTAGTTCACATCTTATATACATGATTTGTTACAACAGTAAATAACACATTGAAAGCATATCTGGTacaaaacgagtgtgttgtgttattataaatatttacacGGGTGAGTTCAGGTTGTGCCTGATATCCTCTAACAAGGAGCGGAGTTTGGCAGAGAAGTCCTCCTCCAGTGGCCTACCACGGTCCTGCAAGGtcagagaaacaggagctctgcTGTGGCTCAAGTCTCTGAAGTCCTGAGCGATCCCTTGAGTGAAGCTGTCTGCGTACGAGGAGGCTCCCTGGCAGAACTCAGAGACCCTCTGCTCAATCTGCCCCTGAAGCCCCTCAGACTCTGAGAGCTGGCACAGTCTGCCGGTGTTCTCATCAACGTGAGCCCTCAGCTGCTCCACATTCTCCGTGAGCCTCCGGGACGCCTCCTCTGCATGCTGCTGCAGCTCATCCTGGACCACTCTGGCGTAAGGAGAGAAACTTTCCTGCAGCTCTCCGACCGCCCGCAAAGCCTCCGCCTGAAACTCTGCTAGATAGGGAGCCAGCTTGAGTTTGCTGTCCTGCACGGTCTGCCTGATCCTGTGCAGAACGTCCTCCTCGTGGTCTGGGGTCTGGTCTCCCAGGGGTTTGGTCTCGAGTCCTCGGAGCTGCCTGCACAGCTGCCCCGTGATCTGCTGCACCATGCTGCTCAGCTTGCTGGCGGGCAGAGCCAGTCTCTGCTGGAGCTGGGCCACGTTCCTGCTGATTTTCTGGTGGACCTCGTCAGCGTGAGGGGACATCTTCTCACGGAGGTCCTCCAGCTCCTTCATGATCTGGACCCGCAGCTTGTCAGTCTCCAGGCTGAGTTTGCTGCGGAGCTCCAGGGTGAAGGGGGTGAGGCTGTCTGTGTAGAGGTTCACGTTCTCCAGGCTGTCCTTCCAGAGCCCCCTGCGGGTGAACAGGAGGTGCTGTTAATCTAGCAGTACAGCTGAACAGACGCACAGCTTTATTGTACACGATATGGAATTCAATTGAAGCTCAGAGATGCTCAGCATATATGCAATGTGGAAATCTAACCATTTGAAAATGACAACAGATCAGTGTTATTCCAAAACCTAACATATCAGTTTTTCTTGTCTTAAACATTATTTGTTGGAGAAGGAAGCTAGTAATATTCAATTGCAGCAAATCTAAAAATACTAAATATGTGTAATAATCAACAATATCATCTTCTGCACACAAGTATCAAAAACACGGGTTCATGTTGTTTGAAAAGTCCttcatttaaaatgctgttgGACAGTTTGTTCCGATGCTGGgagctgctgctgtattttttaatctTACCCTCCTCAGTCTAGTCTGCAAACATTTCAACAAAGACGTCAGTGACGTTCTAACTGAAGCTAgattgaacccaggtctccagggGTAGAAGCCTGGTCCAGTACATTCTCACAATGTGCCACTTACTTTACTTGCTTGCTGATTTCAGCCTGTTGGGTGTTATCCACTTTGTCTGTGACCTGATTGGTCAGTTGGCTAAAGTGATCCCACAATGCACTCCTGTCACCCTGGCCAGTGTGCAGAGGAGCTGGATATcctaaaaacaatataaaaaagaaatgacaCTAAACATTTGCATGAAGAAATCTTGCTGTAACTTACAAAGGTTCAGTAATGCGTTTCAAGGGGAGGGATTTGTCCAGCTGTCATTGTAAAGCCCTGTCGTTTCATTCTGCGCTTTCCAGCAGCTGCACAGAGAGGCTTACCTGCTGCAGCAGCGAAGGAGCATGCGATCATCACCACTTCCACATACATGGCTGCTTCAGAGCTTGCTCGCTGTCTGCCTCGGAATCTCTATTTATAGCCGTTTGTGACTCTCTTATCAGCAACCCTGACTGCTGTCAATAAACACAACGTGGAAGTTCAAAGAAAAATCTGAACAACAACGTCACATGTTGTTATCAGCAGAGACAGATAACAAAGGTATTGCACACAGTCTCTTACACATGCAGCAATATAATCCTTTATTACAAATATCACACAGTCTCTTAAACATGCAGCAATATAATCCTTTATTACAAATATCACACAGTCTCTTACACATGCAGCAATATAATCCTATGAGAACACAGTCATGCACTTTATCAATACTTCACATCCTATTGTAGGTGTTCTGCATTATTCTCTTGTGTTGTTTCTGCTTTCGCACCAGGAAAGGCTTTGAAAAGTCTTCTCCGGGCTGACTGTGGAGAAGTGAGGTGAACataccaaacacacacatatcCTCTATGTTGTCTGTAGGATTACCTTGCCTTGCAGTGCTGTCTTTACAGCTGCAGATAGAGGCTGCTAAATCAGACTTGTTTTCAGGCACTAGAGTGACACAATCATAGAAGTGCAGAACTGAAATATAATTGCAAGcttccaaagacatgctggcacCTTCGCTACCCCTCCAGTGTGGAGCCCTTGCTGTGTCCATGCATAGGACAGCAATGCGGGCATTGTTAGCAACTGGATAATAACCGCTTTCAAGGAATATCCCATATAGAAGAG
Encoded here:
- the LOC117397136 gene encoding apolipoprotein A-IV-like; amino-acid sequence: MYVEVVMIACSFAAAAGYPAPLHTGQGDRSALWDHFSQLTNQVTDKVDNTQQAEISKQVKGLWKDSLENVNLYTDSLTPFTLELRSKLSLETDKLRVQIMKELEDLREKMSPHADEVHQKISRNVAQLQQRLALPASKLSSMVQQITGQLCRQLRGLETKPLGDQTPDHEEDVLHRIRQTVQDSKLKLAPYLAEFQAEALRAVGELQESFSPYARVVQDELQQHAEEASRRLTENVEQLRAHVDENTGRLCQLSESEGLQGQIEQRVSEFCQGASSYADSFTQGIAQDFRDLSHSRAPVSLTLQDRGRPLEEDFSAKLRSLLEDIRHNLNSPV